One segment of Triticum aestivum cultivar Chinese Spring chromosome 2A, IWGSC CS RefSeq v2.1, whole genome shotgun sequence DNA contains the following:
- the LOC123184523 gene encoding two-component response regulator ORR42, translating to MAGVGIGVKARRRLEFGVDAGEAAEDDKVIMELKAKGSTSIKALLLEDIGVSRLVLSTILLRLHCEVTLAMNGKEAVDLFLAGKKFDIVLFDKNMPIMTCPEAIVKIRAMGETDVKMVGVSADNHAMEPFMSAGADLFVPKPMRMEALGPIIQEVFNKKKNEMA from the exons ATGGCCGGAGTTGGCATTGGCGTTAAGGCGAGGCGTCGGTTGGAGTTTGGGGTGGACGCTGGCGAGGCTGCGGAGGACGACAAG GTGATCATGGAGCTCAAGGCCAAAGGATCCACCTCTATCAAGGCACTACTTCTAGAGGACATTGGAGTTTCTAGGTTGGTCCTCTCAACAATTCTGCTCAGACTTCACTGTGAGGTTACTCTAGCCATGAATGGGAAGGAAGCTGTTGATTTGTTCCTTGCGGGGAAAAAGTTTGACATTGTTTTGTTCGATAAGAATATGCCCATCATGACTTGTCCAGAG GCAATTGTGAAGATTCGTGCTATGGGGGAAACTGATGTGAAGATGGTTGGGGTTTCTGCCGATAACCATGCCATGGAGCCGTTCATGAGTGCTGGTGCTGATTTATTTGTGCCCAAACCAATGAGGATGGAGGCTCTTGGCCCTATCATTCAGGAGGTCttcaacaagaagaagaatgagatgGCCTAG